A window of Stegostoma tigrinum isolate sSteTig4 chromosome 45, sSteTig4.hap1, whole genome shotgun sequence genomic DNA:
TTGacctgcacctcctccaatctCGTGTATGGTATTTGCTGCACTCCAGCGTGGCCTACTCTATGTTGGAGAGACCAAAcccagactgggtgaccactttatGGAACATCCCCGGTCTGTGCACAAGCAGAGCCCCGGCCTTCCCGCATTTCCCTGTTGGCATTCCCACTTCTCTAtcctcggcatgctgcagtgttccagagaatctcaacgcaaactggaggaacaacatctcatcttcaaaacAGGCGCTTCGCaacctgctctctgatgaagggtctaggcccgaaacgtcagcttttgtgctcctgagatgctgctgggcctgctgtgttcatccagccgcacattttattatcttggattctccagcatctgcagttcccattatctcgcttCACAACCTTTCAgatttaatattgagttcagcacCTTCAGATTATGAACCTGCTCCCATTCCTTGCCTTTCCttcagctttacttgttacattctgtgTCACCGTGTTCTGtctctcctctccccaccccaggggGACTGTCCACCGTTCCCAGTCTgccagttagacacaccattctcctgccattctccgatcacttaatctgaactatccaCACCATTCCTCGCCCAGCATCCACCCCCACACTACAGTATAAATGCTGCTGCGACGTCCCCCCACACTTCACACCAGCTCTGATGAGGAGTCGTCTacactcgaaacattagcttgctctccctTCACTGATACTCCTCCAACCCAAAGAAAACAAGTGAAAGATGGACCAGCGTTCGGCCACACTTTGAgcactgctttcaattctggtcaccccattacagggaGGATATGAAGTCTTCGCAGAGGGTGCAGAAGGGGTTTATCAGGATTAGAGGGTGTGAGCAATAAGCAgtggctggaaaatctcaggggcgtttctctggagcagcggaggctgaggggagacccaataggTGTCTATAAAATTACGAGGTACGTAGacagggttgatggtcagaatttttttccgagttgaaatgtttaataaTAAGGGGCCAGCATTTCAGGTgggagggggaaagttcaaaggagatgaatgggtacaatttcaatgtttaaaagatatttggataagtacatgaattggaccaggagcagacaggtggaactagcttagtttgggattatgtttggcgtggactggttggaccgaagggtctgtgaaATGCGTggggcaggttttttacacagagagtggtaggagtcagGAACGCGCTACCCATGATcgtggtggaggtagatacaatagGGGCACTTGGGGGGCTTTTAGAtaaaagcacatgaatatgcaaggattggagggatatggaccaatggcaggcagaaaggattagcaTAATTTGGCCTCATGGTCGCAATGACAAGGTGGGCcgaaggggcctgttcctgtactgtaccgCTCTGCATTCTAATCTGGAATATTTTCTTAACTAACCAGCTCAGATTTACTAGGGTACACTTCAGGGCCAGGTGGGATTTAAAGGTGGGACTCCTGGCTCACAGGAAGGGCTGCTGCGCCCCTCCCCAGGGCGACGTGCGATGGATAACTGTGCTGGTTACAGCAGCAGCTACAGCCCCTGTGGGCAGGGAAGGGGGCACCCAGTGGGAACCATCAGGCCTGTAGTACCATGCGCTGGGTGCTCTCCTGGCCCATGGGTCAGCTGGTTTATGCTGCTAAGAACATGGGCTCAATTCCTGTGAGGATACACcgtcaatctctccccttgcctgaggcgcgGTGAGAACAAACCCCCACTGGCCTGTGAATGACTCTTGGGTAAGTTTGTGGTGGCTTTAACCACATGTTAAGTTGCTCGCTGAATGGGATAATGTTGACTCAGTCAGCACTGAACCAAACTGGGCAAGATTTTATATCAATACCTTTTGCTAACACCATCTGCTAAAGACTGAACACAAACCCCAGACATGCTGGAGAGAAACCGTGCATGGAGTAAGGGATGTCCTGATCTTTGATTTATTAAGAACTGCTTTAAAAATACAAACACTTCCAAAGGGCTTGTGCAAACACGAGTATGTTCAACGCAGGAAAGGAGGGACCCTTCTTGTCAAGAGTGGGGGTGCAGAATCGTCAGCTGGTGGACCCGAGCCTAAGGCAAAGGTGAATTATTTCTTTTGCGGGAAGTCCTTGCACGACTGGCCTCAATAGATCAGTACACATCTTCCCCAGCTCATTGCGTTTCACACAGGACCCTGTGAACAGGAGTGTGCATGATGGTCACGGTGTTGCCGAAGAGCCTATCCAGCACCTCGAATGttccccatccccctgccaatTTCTTTCACAACCCCCTCCTTTTCAGATTCCCCTTCTCAAAGCTATTTTTGAATCAgccttgacacacacacacacacacacacacacacacacacacacatgctctcaagCATTGCATTCTCACAGCCCATAGCCAGCCACCTCAGGCCTGTGCTCCCTTCATTTCACACCTTCCAGCCTCTCCCTCTCGACACTTCCCACGTCCTTCTTGATTTTGAACACTGCTGTCAAACCGGCCTCTTCTCCTCCGAAGAGAACAGCCGCATCTTCACACAACATTCGTTAGCTTTAGTTTTCTGAAGACGggccgaaacgccagccttcctgctcctctgatgctgcctgaccctgcTGTATCCCTCAGCTCCACCTCGTGTTATCCCTGAACCCAGcctcggcagttcttactgtctctgatttAGTTAGGCTGCatgtggagtactgtgcacagatcctcgggaaggatgtgaaggctttggagagggtgcagaagcagTTGAATGGAACACTGTCTGGATTGGAGCGCATAAGGAGATTTGGACAAATTTAATCTAAcatggtatggagctggatgaacatagcaggccaagcagcatcttaggagcacaaaagctgacattttgggcctagactcttcttcagaaatgggggaggggagggtctatctgaaataaatagggagcgaggggtggcagatagaagatggatagaggagaagataggtagtgaggagacagacaggtcaaagaggtggggatggagccagtaaaggtgagtttgggtggggagttagggaggggataggtcagggggtgggatgaggttagtaggtaggagatgagattgcagcttgaggtggaaggaggggataggtaagaggaagaacaggttagggaggtggggatgagctgggttggtttgggatgtggtggggggaggggagattttgaagctggtgaagtccacattgataccattgggctgcagggttcccaggcggaatatgagttgctgttcctgaaaccttcgggtggcatcattgtggcactgcaggaggcccatgatggacatgtcatctaaagaatgggagggggagtggaaatggtttgcgactgggaggtgcagttgtttagtgcgaactgagaggaggtgttctgcaaagcggtccccaagcctccgcttggtttccccgatgtagaggaggccacactgggtacagcggatgcaggataccactttagcagatgtggtgaacatctgcttgatgtggacaaatttagattgttttcattgtaatGTCCCTGGCTGAGGGGCTGGCTGATAGAAGTAAATACATTTATGAGTGGTTTGGATAGGATGTTTAAGCAGGTAAATTCGCCACAATTTTCCCACTCATTCAAGagagtaaaaaccgaaagaactgcggatgctgtaaatcgggaacaaaaactgaagtcgctggaaaagctcagcaggtctggcagcatctgtgaagggaaaaacagagttaacgtttcggtccggtgaccctccctcagaactgagggtctgaccgggatgctcttcagaagggggcagcatggactcaataggccaaacagcctgcttccataccGCAGGGATTCAGTGGTACAATTCCTGAGATTCGCTTTCGGTTTGGGGATTCGCGAATTGAATTGAACTGCGGCCTCTGCCGGCTGCTCTCGTGGGATTTGAATGTGTGGACCGAGAGCAGCGGTCTGGGTCGCTAATCCAGCATCATCTCACTGGGAGCCACCCGGAGGGCCAGCGTGGGCCTGGGTGCGCAAATCATGCTGTCTCTTTCGGTCAACGCTGCCATGTGAAACACCTGAAACCCACCGGTCTCCTCTTCCCACACGTTCCGCAGATGCAGCCGAAGAGGCCGTTGATCATCTGAAGCAGACACAGCACCAGCTCAATGCTGCTGCATCCTATCAGTAAGGAGAAGAGGACCACGTTGAAGACGATGATGTTTTTCGGCTCCTCACACACCTTGTCCCAGGTCTCGGATTGGAAGAGATAACTTTTATCGCTGTGGGATGTAGAAATGGCACTCTAGGTTAAGCTTATTGCCGTGGACCAGAACAGgcaccctcaaaatatttttaaaaggtagCTTAGACCCTAACTATTCTTCTTATTATTAAGGCAAGTGTGAAGAGCTGTGTTCAAGATGCAATTTGATTATTCAAACTATTCAATGTTGTGCAAAGCACCATCGTAAAAATGcaaaaaggaatttagaatagcTTAACTCTGTTGGAAATAGTAACAGGATAATAGATATaatacctattactaattaaacaTCCAACGAACACACCCCTTTGGCACAAAGGCAAATTGAGAAAAATGGGTAACCCAGCAGCGAGGAGCCCCAGTTTCTAGCTGTAGCAGAGAGAGGAGAAAAGACAACTTTTTCTTCCCACACTAGCttaaagctaaacctaaaaactaaaacaaaactagaaaCCTCGGCGCGTCAGAGATAGGCACACCCAGCctggctgcttttattgttccaactttttagtTAAAATAAACCCCAAGGTCTCAAAAGCTCTAGCGGTTTTTGATAACTGGTAGATATATCTGCCTTACAACCTCGCTTCAAAAAGAATAAACAAGACAAAATAACCATCACAGTATGAAAGTCTTCCGCATAGCGTGCGTCAAAGTCCAGAAAATGAGGacggttacagcacaggaaggtGCTCAGTGCTGGTAATGCTCCACACGGACCTATCCCCACAAACCCTCACTCTGTCTGCCTTACCTTGGGTTCAGCCTCCCTCATCAAAAGTGGGTTATTTTtccagaaaatctcagcaggacccagcagcatctatggagagagggaacagagCCAGAACACGTTCAGAACATCCTGggacccgaaacggtaactctgttcCAAACccgtctctccacagatgctaccaaacctgctgagtttctccagcactgcctatttttgtttctggtcTCCAGCATTCCCCAGTtttagagtcaaacagcacagaaacagacccttcagcccaattcatccatgccgatatcctaaataaatccagtcccatctgccagcatttggcccatatccctctaaacccttcctgtccatgtccccatccagatgccttttaaatgctgtaactgtaccagcccccaccacttcctctggcagctcattccacatacgcaccaccctctgtgtgagaaagttgcccctcaggtcccttttaaatctttcccccctcaccttaaacctatgcccctctagttttggacccccctactCTGGGGGAAAATAAAttgtctactcaccctatccatgcccctcatggttttataagcctctataaggtcacccctcagcccctgatgctccagggaaaagagccccagcctctccgtatagctcaaaccttccaattctcacaatatccttgtaaatcttttctgagccctttccagtttcacaacatcctttcctagcaagttttttgtttgtttactgTCAGGGACTGGGGAATACaatattacagctgcagagatggtgcaCAAAGAGCAAACCAACATTAAGTTTGAAATTTGTGTGGTTAGATCAGAgatctgataacagcggggaagaagctgttctgaaaTGTGTCGGTCTGTGTATTTTATATCTTCTGTCCAATGGAACAGATTATGACCAGGGTGGGAGGGCCTGTTAATGACAttgtctgccttcctgaggcagagggaggtgtagacagagtcaatggatggaaggctggtttgtatgATGGACTCGGCTGAgttcataactctctgtagtttcttaaagTCCTGGGTAGAGCATTTGCTGtagcaagctgtgatgcatctggatggaATGGTTTCTATGGTGCATCCATAAAAATTGGTAGGAGTCCTTATGGGCATGCCAGAGGAAGGGGGGGAATCATGGATAATGATAAAAAGGTCAAGGAATGGAAGTATTTgaccacagaatccctgcagtgttgaAAGAGGCTATTCGGCCTATCGACCCTCAAAAGAACATCTGATCCtatcctgtaatcctgcatttcccacagccaatccaccctaacccgcacatccctgggcactacgggacaatttagcacggccaatccaccctaacccgcacatccctgggcactacgggacaatttagcacggccaatgcatcctaacccgcacatccctgggcaccatgggacaatttagcacggccaacacatcctaacccgcacatccctgggcactatgggacaaattagcacagccaatccaccctaacccgcacatccctgggcactatgggacaatttagcacggccaacccaccctaacccacacatccctgggcactacgggacaatttagcacggccaactcaccctaacccacacatccctgggcactatgggacaaattagcacggccaacccaccctaacccgcacatccctgggcactatgggacaatttagcacggccaatccaccctaaccctcgcatccctggacactacgggacaatttagcacggccaacccaccctaacccacacatccctgggcactacgggacaatttagcacggccaactcaccctaacccacacatccctgggcactatgggacaatttagcacagccaacccaccctaacccgcacatccctgggcactacgggacaatttagcacagccaacccaccctaacccgcacatcgctgggcactacgggacaatttagcacggccaatccaccctaacctgcacatccctgggcactatgggacaatttagcacgtccaacccatcctaacccgcacatccctgggcactacaggacaatttagcacggccaatccaccctaacctgcacatccctgggcactacaggacaatttagcacgtccaacccatcctaacccgcacatccctgggcactacaggacaatttagcacgtccaacccaccctaacccgcacatccctgggcactataagacaatttagcacggccaatccaccctaacctgcacatccctgggcactatggtacaatttagcacagccaatccaccctaacccgcacatccatgggcacaatgggacaatttagcacggccaacccaccctaacccacacatccctgggcactatggtacaatttagcacagccaatccaccctaacccgcacatccctgggcactacgggacaatttagcacggccaatccaccctaacctgcacatccctgggcactatggaacaatttagcacggccaacccaccctaacccgcacatccctgggcactacgggacaatttagcacggccaatccaccctaacccgcacatccctgggcactatggtacaatttagcacggccaatccaccctaacccgcacatccctgggcactacgggacaatttagcacggccaatccaccctaacccgcacatccctgggcactatgggacaatttagcacggccaatccaccctaacccgcacatccctgggcactacgggacaatttagcacagccaatccaccctaacccgcacatccctgggcactacgggacaatttagcacggccaatccacccagcctgcacacctttggactgtgggtggaaaccggagcacccggaggaaacttacgcagacgcggggagaatgtgcaaactccacatcgacagtcgcccaagggtgggaaTTAAAGCCGGGACCCGTGAGGCGgcagcgctaaccgctgagccacccagGATGAGATGGTGGGCAGAGGTAGCCTAAACTATggcacagggctgaatggcctgcgcTGTAAGCTTGGTGAAAGATCGTCTCTTTCCTTTTGATGCACCTTGGTGATTTGTTGCAAGCTCCAGATTGAGGGAGATGTAGGATGCATCAACATCTTATAGTCATCCTCTCAGCTACTTTCTGTCTAAGCTTCTCTCTGTTGGACGAATGCAAATTAGCTTTCAATCACTGACCTGCCCAGCCTTGACTGTCTTCGGGACTTTCAAGTGTTTTTCTCactcacctcctcctctctcagtCCTCCTCCGTTCCTGGAATGCcagaaaaggcagtggaagcaggcacattggcaacattacacaaatagggagggaatagagggatagagaccaaataagggcagaaggtttatttttagtttagtcagggcatgatggtcagcacaggcttggagggcctgttcctgcggtCTACTTCTCATTTGTCCTTCTGTTGTTCCTTCTTTTTACGGCCTTAATTTGACGCAGGAACAGCCTTCCTTGTTGTCTATCGTGTTTGCTAAACATAACTATTGACATGACGATGGCAGCATGAGGATACAAAACACACAtatattgtgttttctttttatgGCATCAGAATGCCCCAAAGCACTTACTATTGACAAGTTACGCTTGGGTTCTCGCCCTTGAGTCGGTATGGGAGTCAAGGCGGCCAATTTTGTGAATAGCCAGACCTTGAAAGAAGAAGCATCATCACAAATTTTTCCAGGTTCCCCAGAATGTTCAACATGGGCCAGGGCACCTCGGGCGAGTGaggagtgaggtgggggtggggggggggtactTTGTTTGGAAACtagccccctcccctccctttgcCCTTCTTTGAAATGGGATCTTTGTCTAAGCTGGCACTGCCCACCCGCGCATCTTACGTCAACTCCAACTCGTCTGATTCCACGTAGAAAGGCCGTGTCCAGTTGGTGACTCCAGTCCGACACATTGGCCCATTCACCATGCCCAGCGAAGAGACGACCAGGCAGTACGCAGAGCCCAGCACTCCCATGCCAGCAAACGCAATGGAGAGGAACATCTGAGAAAGAGCAGCCAGCAGGCAGGTTGATGAGACCATTCGAAGACTTTAGGAGATCCTGGCGCTTAGCACTACTTTCTGACACTCAATTGGTAGGGGGCAGAGCGGGCTGGTTTCCTGAGTTGGGGACCTCTCTGACACAGAAGTGGGTTTCTATCGGATGCATCATGTTACAATTTCCTGCTGATGGGGTTGCCCGCACAATTCCTGAGACCTGGAACCTGCACAGGCCGGTGCTTAAGTGTGGTGTGTaatagggggtgagggagggggtgggtgggaaggGTCGGCCAGTCTGGCCTCGCTACTGAGTCGAGGGGTGCGCAGGTTGGGGGAGGTGGGAGCGTGAGGATCTGGGTCTCTCAACTTTGTACCGTGAGCAATCGACAGTGCCGAACGCAGGGATCTAAGCAGTGAGCCCTCTCATTGGCTTGCAATTAggtggtcagaagtggggatgctcgccgatgatcacacaatgttcagcaacattcgtgagccctcagatactgaagctgtctgtgtccaaatgcaacaagatctggacaatacccaggtttgggctgataaagTGTCATATTATCCACCGATTCCATAGAAGTATGAGGCAGTGGATAtgtcaaaaataaaattcagaacCCATCAATTTCCTTTTGATATTTCATGGCATATTAATACCTCACAATCATCGTGCGAGGGATTACCACTGACCCCAAACTCAATTTGTCCAGATAtgtaaacacagcggctacaagagcggGCCTGCGGCTGGGAATACTCTTCTCCTGactccccccaaagcctgtcccaccatctacaaggcacaagtcaggagggtgaggggatgctctccacttgccccggatgggagcagctccaacagcactcaggaAGCCCGACACCCTCCAGGAGGGCGGGGATGGAGGGTTGcgtttcagactggaggcctgcaacTGGCGGTGTGCgacagggatcagtgatgggtcCCACTGATTTTCGTCACctatataaattatttgcacGTGAATCAAAGAGCCagggttcgtaagtttgcagaacGTTTGTGAGTGGAAAatgctgcctgaggaagtggtgggtgtgggtacagctATAAtgtgtaaaaggcatttggataagtacatgagcaggaaaggtttggagggctaggaacaggcaggtgggagctagtttagtctgggattatggtcggcacagactggttgggccaaagggtctgtttccatgctgtaggactctgacaTAAATATTGGTGACAAAGTGGACAATGAGGAAGACTATCTCAGAGGACAGCAGGACCTTGAtgagatgggccgatgggccgaggagtggcagatggagtttaatttagataaatgtgaggtgctgcgttttggaaaggcacatcagggcagggcttacacacttaacagtgaggtcctggggagtgtcacCGAACAGAGAGACCCTGAAGCGCAGgttctagaaaacgacaatgttgttgaggagaatactgagatacaggctactagactaggtgggattgaggttcacaaggaagaggtattagaaatccaacagagggtgaagatagataagtcccctgggccggatgggatttatcctaggatcctctgggaagccagggagaagattgccgagcctttggcattgatctttaactcgtcattgtctacaggaatagtgccagatgactggaggatagcaaatgtggttcccctgttcaagaagcggagtagagacaaccctggtaattatagactagtgagccttacctcagttgttggtaaagtgttggaaaaggttataagagataggatttataatcagcgagaaaagaataaattgattagggatagtcagcatggttttgtgaagggaaggtcgtccctcacaaaccttattgagttctttgagaaggtgaccaagcaggtagatgagagtgaactggttgatgtggtgtatatggatttcagcaaggcgttcgataaggttccccacagtaggctattgtacaatatgcggaggaatgggattgtgggagatatagcagt
This region includes:
- the LOC125448752 gene encoding transmembrane 4 L6 family member 1, encoding MCTGKCAKCIGASLYPLAFSCIVANLLLFFPNFQLDYVQDTDKLTPEVLLFGGIFGGGIMILFPAIHIHATGSRGCCANRCGMFLSIAFAGMGVLGSAYCLVVSSLGMVNGPMCRTGVTNWTRPFYVESDELELTDKSYLFQSETWDKVCEEPKNIIVFNVVLFSLLIGCSSIELVLCLLQMINGLFGCICGTCGKRRPGPV